Genomic DNA from Desulfobacterales bacterium:
TTAATCATCCTCCATCGAACTATAGACATAAATGTCTCTGGCCTGAAACTTTTAACTTCAGGCTCCCATCCATAAAGAAATCCATTTTTCTGATGATTTCTTGGAATATGACATTTAGTACATAAAGTGATTAAATTTGCAGGGCGATCAGATCTATATTCTTTCCAAAATCCTATGTGATGTATCTCAAGAATTTTTTCTTTAGACGTATTCCTGCAATCAGGATTTTGGCACTTATGCTTATCACGATGTAAAATATATTCTCTTAAATTCCAATAATTTGTCTGCTCACCCTGCTGATATTCAGCTCCATAAATACTTGGATTTTTAATTAATTGAATATCAAATGCCGCTGCTTCAACTATTATTTGGGTAATAGGTAAGGTCTTCTTTAACTTTTCTATCAAGCGGATATGGCTATCCAGTTTGTGCTGAATGCTTGGAGCAAGCCAGCCTTCTTTTTTTTTGCGATTGTCAAATTTAGGTTTTCTATACCGTAAAGACTGTCTCCTTTGCCTCCGATACATCGCTCTTTCCTTATTTTTTTCTACTTGACCGTCAATTAATTTGCATTCTCCTGCAATAATTTCCTGATTTTCAGAAACTGCTGAAAAACCTATATTCTGGTATCCAGCATCTATTCCTAATATAATTGCCTGTGTATATTCAGTAG
This window encodes:
- a CDS encoding HNH endonuclease — encoded protein: MIYVISKNGKPLMPTKRHGKVRHLLNDGMAKVISTKPFTIQLLYETTEYTQAIILGIDAGYQNIGFSAVSENQEIIAGECKLIDGQVEKNKERAMYRRQRRQSLRYRKPKFDNRKKKEGWLAPSIQHKLDSHIRLIEKLKKTLPITQIIVEAAAFDIQLIKNPSIYGAEYQQGEQTNYWNLREYILHRDKHKCQNPDCRNTSKEKILEIHHIGFWKEYRSDRPANLITLCTKCHIPRNHQKNGFLYGWEPEVKSFRPETFMSIVRWRMINTLKCLHTYGHITKSKRIALKLSKSHVNDAFVIANGMGQKRIEPLNIKQVRRNNRSLEKFYDAKYIDIRSGNIAKGKDLDCGRRVRNICSEKNATNLKIFRGEKTYTGHRSIRKKRYSFQPSDIAVFDGIKYGVTGIQNHGSYIKLKGLSKPVKIDRVNIYRYGKGFNLLNAA